The proteins below come from a single Rhodococcus sp. WMMA185 genomic window:
- a CDS encoding PH domain-containing protein translates to MPPEPSSHTANPPSQIIRISPLAYLGCAFLLFAVSFPVFGWPAAFGWLLIAPIIAVAWVARVRTTITSDGLTVRRLIGSRSVTWSQITGLRFPKRGWARATLADGSEVSLPMVTFDRLPQIAAASGGRITDPYAAAAAAESVHEADSESNGDHPADDETNTDER, encoded by the coding sequence GTGCCACCAGAACCATCATCCCATACAGCCAACCCTCCCAGTCAGATCATCCGAATTTCCCCGCTGGCATACCTTGGATGCGCCTTTCTGCTGTTCGCCGTGTCGTTTCCAGTCTTCGGCTGGCCTGCAGCGTTCGGTTGGCTCCTCATCGCGCCGATCATTGCGGTGGCCTGGGTCGCTCGGGTTCGCACCACCATCACCTCTGACGGACTCACTGTGCGTCGGCTGATCGGTAGCCGATCAGTGACGTGGTCTCAGATCACGGGGCTTCGCTTCCCTAAACGCGGTTGGGCGCGGGCGACGTTGGCTGACGGGAGCGAAGTCTCCCTACCTATGGTCACCTTCGATCGACTACCCCAGATCGCCGCCGCCAGCGGCGGACGCATCACCGACCCCTACGCGGCGGCGGCCGCGGCAGAATCTGTACACGAAGCCGACTCCGAATCGAACGGTGATCACCCGGCTGACGACGAGACGAACACCGACGAGCGATAA
- a CDS encoding 3-isopropylmalate dehydrogenase: MKLAVIAGDGIGAEVTAEALKVLRKLVPDLDTTEYDLGARRYNATGELLPDADLAAIRRHDAILLGAIGDPSVTPGVLERGLLLNMRFALDHHVNLRPSQLYPGSQSPLAGHPDIDFVVVREGTEGPYTGNGGTIRKGTPHEIATEVSINTWFGAERVVRYAFALAQTRRKHVTLIHKTNVLSHAGAIWTRAVETVSAEYPDVETAYCHIDAATIYMVTDPSRFDVIVTDNLFGDIITDLAGAVTGGIGLAASGNIDASGKNPSMFEPVHGSAPDIAGQGIADPTAAILSGALLLRHLGRDGDAARIEAAVEADLASRGDSKIVTSEVGDRITASL; this comes from the coding sequence ATGAAACTTGCGGTGATTGCCGGCGACGGCATCGGTGCCGAGGTCACGGCCGAGGCTCTGAAGGTGCTGCGAAAGCTGGTTCCCGATCTCGACACCACCGAGTACGACCTCGGTGCCCGGCGCTACAACGCCACCGGGGAATTGCTCCCTGATGCCGATCTCGCGGCGATCCGCAGGCATGACGCGATTCTGTTGGGCGCCATCGGTGACCCGTCGGTCACCCCGGGCGTGCTCGAACGCGGGCTGTTGCTGAACATGCGGTTCGCACTGGATCATCACGTGAATCTCCGCCCTTCGCAGCTCTATCCAGGGTCGCAGTCCCCGCTCGCGGGTCATCCTGACATCGACTTCGTGGTTGTTCGTGAGGGGACCGAAGGGCCGTACACCGGCAACGGAGGCACGATTCGCAAGGGAACCCCGCACGAAATCGCGACCGAGGTGTCGATCAACACCTGGTTCGGGGCAGAAAGGGTGGTGCGGTACGCATTCGCGCTGGCCCAGACGAGACGGAAGCACGTCACCCTGATCCACAAGACGAATGTTCTCTCTCATGCGGGTGCGATCTGGACGCGTGCCGTCGAGACCGTGTCGGCCGAGTATCCGGATGTGGAGACGGCCTACTGCCACATCGACGCGGCAACCATCTATATGGTCACCGACCCTTCGCGCTTCGACGTGATCGTCACCGACAACCTGTTCGGAGACATCATCACCGATCTCGCGGGCGCGGTCACGGGAGGAATCGGACTCGCCGCGTCGGGAAACATCGATGCCTCCGGCAAGAACCCGTCGATGTTCGAGCCTGTGCACGGCAGCGCCCCGGATATCGCCGGCCAGGGGATTGCGGATCCCACGGCAGCGATCTTGTCCGGGGCCCTGCTTCTGCGCCATCTCGGTCGGGATGGCGATGCGGCACGTATCGAAGCAGCCGTCGAGGCGGATCTCGCTTCGCGCGGCGATTCGAAGATCGTTACTTCCGAGGTCGGAGACCGGATCACCGCGTCCCTCTAG
- the ilvC gene encoding ketol-acid reductoisomerase produces MFYEDDADLSIIQGRKVAVIGYGSQGHAHSLSLRDSGVDVRVGLAAGSKSRPKAQEQGLTVGTPAEVSAWADVIMLLAPDTAQASIFSNDIEPNLKDGDALFFGHGLNIHFDLIKPPAFVTIGMVAPKGPGHLVRRQFVDGKGVPALIAIDQDPKGEGEALALSYAKAIGGTRAGVIKTTFKEETETDLFGEQAVLCGGTEELVKTGFEVMVEAGYAPEMAYFEVLHELKLIVDLMYEGGIARMNYSVSDTAEFGGYLSGPRVIDAGTKERMKAILADIQSGAFTKRLVANVENGNKELEALRKENAEHPIEVTGKKLRDLMSWVDRPITETA; encoded by the coding sequence ATGTTCTACGAAGACGACGCGGACCTGTCGATCATCCAGGGCCGCAAGGTTGCTGTGATCGGCTACGGGAGCCAGGGCCACGCGCACTCGCTGAGCTTGCGCGACTCGGGCGTCGATGTGCGCGTCGGACTCGCCGCGGGTTCGAAGTCGCGTCCGAAGGCGCAGGAGCAGGGCCTGACCGTCGGTACACCCGCCGAGGTCTCCGCGTGGGCCGACGTGATCATGCTGCTCGCTCCGGACACGGCGCAGGCGTCGATCTTCAGCAACGACATCGAGCCGAATCTGAAGGACGGCGACGCGCTGTTCTTCGGCCACGGGCTCAACATCCACTTCGACCTGATCAAGCCGCCGGCATTCGTCACCATCGGCATGGTCGCACCGAAGGGTCCCGGACACCTGGTGCGCCGTCAGTTTGTCGACGGAAAGGGCGTTCCCGCCCTGATTGCGATCGACCAGGACCCCAAGGGGGAGGGTGAGGCACTCGCACTCTCCTACGCCAAGGCGATCGGCGGCACCCGGGCGGGCGTCATCAAGACGACGTTCAAGGAGGAGACCGAGACCGACCTCTTCGGTGAGCAGGCGGTACTGTGCGGTGGCACCGAGGAACTGGTCAAGACCGGTTTCGAGGTCATGGTCGAGGCCGGCTACGCCCCGGAAATGGCGTACTTCGAGGTGCTGCACGAGCTCAAGCTCATCGTCGACCTGATGTACGAGGGCGGCATTGCCCGCATGAACTACTCGGTGTCCGACACCGCGGAGTTCGGTGGCTACCTGTCCGGCCCGCGCGTTATCGACGCCGGCACCAAGGAGCGGATGAAGGCGATCCTGGCTGACATTCAGTCGGGGGCGTTCACCAAGCGTCTCGTCGCGAACGTCGAGAACGGCAACAAGGAACTCGAGGCTCTTCGCAAGGAGAACGCCGAGCACCCGATCGAGGTCACCGGTAAGAAGTTGCGCGACCTGATGAGCTGGGTCGACCGCCCGATCACCGAAACCGCTTAG
- the ilvN gene encoding acetolactate synthase small subunit, with amino-acid sequence MSTSHTLSVLVEDKPGVLARVAGLFSRRGFNIESLAVGGTELPEVSRMTIVVTVDEFPLEQVTKQLNKLVNVIKIVEQDGEASVARELLLIKVRADASVRTQVIEAVNLFRAKVIDVSPESVTIEATGTRSKLDALLRMLDPYGIREIVQSGVVAVGRGPKSITATR; translated from the coding sequence GTGAGCACCAGCCACACCCTCAGTGTTCTCGTCGAGGACAAACCGGGCGTATTGGCCAGGGTGGCCGGACTGTTCTCCCGCCGCGGATTCAACATCGAATCGCTCGCGGTCGGCGGAACCGAGCTTCCCGAGGTTTCGCGCATGACCATCGTGGTGACCGTCGACGAGTTCCCACTCGAGCAGGTGACCAAGCAACTGAACAAGCTTGTGAACGTCATCAAGATCGTCGAACAAGACGGTGAGGCTTCCGTGGCGCGCGAGTTGCTACTCATCAAGGTGCGCGCCGACGCCAGCGTCCGTACGCAGGTGATAGAAGCAGTGAATCTATTCCGTGCCAAGGTAATCGACGTTTCCCCGGAGTCGGTCACGATCGAGGCGACTGGAACCCGATCGAAGCTCGATGCATTGCTGCGGATGCTCGATCCGTACGGCATCAGGGAGATCGTGCAGTCCGGAGTCGTCGCGGTCGGGCGGGGACCGAAGTCGATCACCGCCACTCGCTAG
- a CDS encoding amino acid permease, translated as MPGVGIWRTKSVEQSIADTDEPDTRLRRELTAKDLTVFGVAVVIGAGIFTLTARTAGDVAGPAISLAFILAAVACGLAALCYAEFASTVPVAGSAYTFSYATFGECVAWIIGWDLILEFALAAAVVSKGWSLYLGNVLGFSGSTTAHIGPVDFDWGSLILIGGITLVLAIGTKVSSRVSAVITAIKIAVVLLVIAVGAFYINKANYSPYIPPAEGSESGASGLHQSLFSFLTGAEGSTYGWYGLLAAASLVFFAFIGFDVVATTAEETKNPQKALPRGILGSLAIVTVLYVAVTLVLTGMVKYTDLRSGSPLVGDSSATLATAFEAHGITWAQTAINLGGLAGLTTVVMVMLLGQTRVLFAMSRDGLLPRGLAKTGKKGTPVRITLMVGGVVSVLAAFFPMGTLEEMVNIGTLFAFVLVCIGVVVLRRTRPDLPRGFRVPLVPLFPILAVLACGWLMLNLSVETWIRFLVWMALGVAIYLSYGRRNSVLGRRLAAEPDLHEEENVPELVRR; from the coding sequence ATGCCCGGAGTCGGAATTTGGCGGACCAAATCCGTTGAGCAATCGATAGCGGACACCGACGAACCCGACACCCGACTCCGGAGGGAACTCACCGCGAAAGACCTCACGGTCTTCGGTGTCGCCGTGGTGATCGGCGCAGGAATCTTCACGCTCACCGCCCGAACCGCCGGTGATGTTGCGGGCCCTGCGATCTCACTGGCATTCATCCTGGCCGCGGTCGCATGTGGCCTGGCCGCACTCTGTTACGCCGAGTTCGCCTCCACCGTTCCCGTCGCCGGAAGCGCGTACACGTTCTCCTACGCCACCTTCGGAGAGTGTGTCGCCTGGATAATCGGCTGGGACCTCATCCTCGAATTCGCGCTCGCGGCAGCTGTGGTGTCGAAGGGCTGGTCTCTCTACCTCGGCAACGTGCTCGGCTTCAGCGGAAGCACCACAGCCCATATCGGGCCGGTCGACTTCGACTGGGGCTCTTTGATCCTCATCGGCGGCATCACTCTCGTACTTGCGATCGGAACCAAGGTTTCCTCGCGCGTGTCCGCGGTCATCACTGCCATCAAGATCGCCGTCGTCCTCCTCGTCATCGCTGTGGGCGCCTTCTACATCAACAAGGCAAACTACTCCCCGTACATTCCGCCGGCCGAGGGTTCCGAAAGCGGTGCAAGCGGGCTTCACCAGAGCCTGTTCTCGTTCCTGACCGGAGCCGAAGGCAGCACCTACGGCTGGTACGGCCTCCTCGCCGCAGCGAGCCTCGTCTTCTTCGCCTTCATCGGGTTCGATGTCGTGGCCACCACCGCCGAGGAGACCAAGAACCCACAGAAGGCTCTCCCCCGCGGCATTCTCGGCTCACTCGCGATCGTCACCGTTCTCTACGTCGCTGTGACGCTGGTACTCACCGGCATGGTGAAGTACACCGACCTGAGGTCCGGCAGCCCGCTCGTCGGCGACAGCAGTGCGACGCTTGCCACGGCGTTCGAGGCACACGGCATCACGTGGGCGCAGACCGCGATCAACCTCGGCGGGCTCGCCGGGCTCACCACCGTCGTCATGGTGATGCTGCTCGGTCAGACCCGAGTGCTGTTCGCCATGTCCCGAGACGGGCTCCTGCCCCGCGGTCTCGCCAAGACCGGTAAGAAGGGCACGCCGGTGCGGATCACGCTGATGGTCGGTGGCGTTGTCTCCGTTCTCGCCGCCTTCTTCCCGATGGGGACGCTCGAGGAGATGGTGAACATCGGCACACTCTTCGCCTTCGTCCTGGTCTGCATCGGCGTCGTCGTGCTCCGCCGCACACGCCCTGACCTCCCGCGCGGGTTCCGGGTTCCGCTGGTCCCGCTGTTTCCCATTCTGGCCGTGCTGGCCTGCGGATGGCTCATGCTGAACCTGTCAGTCGAGACCTGGATCCGATTCCTCGTGTGGATGGCCCTTGGTGTCGCCATCTACCTCTCCTACGGTCGACGCAACTCCGTCCTGGGTCGGCGCCTCGCCGCCGAACCCGATCTACACGAAGAGGAGAATGTTCCGGAACTCGTCCGGCGCTGA
- a CDS encoding acetolactate synthase large subunit: MSAPTARPQPTPRKSGPASPTAVAAATQTGSRRQLAPERVTGAQSVVRALEELEVETVFGIPGGAVLPLYDPLFDSTKVRHVLVRHEQGGGHAATGYAQATGKVGVCMATSGPGATNLVTPLADAQMDSVPVVAITGQVGRGLIGTDAFQEADISGITMPITKHNFLITDAVDIPRILAEAFYLASSGRPGAVLVDIPKDVLQAQTTFSWPPELRLPGYRPVTKPHGKQVREAARLIADSKQPVLYVGGGVIKSESSLELLELAELTGIPVVTTLMARGAFPDSHALNCGMPGMHGTVAAVAALQRSDLLITLGARFDDRVTGQLDSFAPGAKVIHADIDPAEIGKNRYADVPIVGDCKEVIIELIEAIRADQATGTTLDLTEWWAYLNGIRRTYPLSYDRPSDGSMSPEFVIQSVGKLAGPDAIYCAGVGQHQMWAAQFVDYEKPRTWLNSGGLGTMGYAIPAAMGAKMGKPDAEVWAIDGDGCFQMTNQELATCAVEGVPIKVALINNGNLGMVRQWQTLFYQERYSNTNLGTHGAVRVPDFVKLAEALGCHGIRVEREEDVEAAIREAQSINDKPVVIDFIVGADAQVWPMVAAGTSNDEIMAARGIRPLFDDDEAAAEPAVIHEAMEREQRMGEAAAEEENQ, from the coding sequence GTGAGCGCACCAACCGCACGGCCTCAACCCACGCCGCGCAAGTCGGGGCCAGCCAGCCCGACCGCCGTGGCCGCCGCGACACAGACCGGTAGCCGCCGGCAACTCGCCCCCGAGCGGGTTACCGGCGCGCAGTCCGTAGTGCGAGCTCTCGAGGAACTCGAGGTCGAAACCGTGTTCGGCATTCCTGGTGGTGCCGTTCTTCCTCTCTACGACCCACTCTTCGACTCGACGAAGGTCCGGCACGTGCTGGTTCGTCATGAGCAGGGAGGCGGTCACGCTGCCACCGGGTACGCGCAGGCGACGGGCAAGGTCGGCGTCTGCATGGCCACGTCCGGCCCGGGTGCCACCAACCTGGTGACGCCGCTCGCCGACGCGCAGATGGACTCTGTCCCGGTGGTGGCGATCACCGGTCAGGTCGGCCGTGGACTGATCGGCACCGATGCGTTCCAGGAGGCCGACATCTCCGGGATCACGATGCCGATCACCAAGCACAACTTCCTGATCACCGACGCCGTGGACATTCCGCGCATTCTCGCTGAGGCGTTCTATCTTGCCTCGAGCGGCAGGCCAGGCGCGGTGCTCGTCGACATCCCGAAGGACGTTCTCCAAGCACAGACCACCTTTTCGTGGCCGCCGGAGTTGAGGCTGCCCGGATACCGTCCCGTTACGAAGCCCCACGGCAAGCAGGTTCGTGAGGCCGCACGCCTGATCGCCGATTCGAAGCAACCGGTGCTCTACGTGGGCGGCGGTGTGATCAAGTCGGAATCGTCCCTCGAACTGCTCGAGCTCGCCGAGCTCACCGGCATCCCGGTGGTCACCACGCTCATGGCGCGCGGTGCCTTCCCTGACAGTCACGCACTGAACTGCGGCATGCCGGGCATGCACGGAACAGTCGCTGCCGTGGCGGCTCTGCAGCGTAGCGACCTGCTGATCACACTCGGTGCGCGCTTCGACGACCGTGTCACCGGCCAACTCGACTCGTTCGCTCCCGGTGCCAAGGTCATCCACGCCGATATCGACCCCGCGGAGATCGGGAAGAATCGGTACGCGGACGTCCCGATCGTGGGCGACTGCAAAGAGGTCATCATCGAGCTGATCGAGGCGATCAGGGCCGATCAGGCCACCGGAACCACGCTCGATCTCACCGAATGGTGGGCATACCTGAACGGGATCCGCAGGACGTACCCACTGAGCTACGACCGTCCCTCCGACGGATCGATGTCGCCGGAATTCGTGATCCAGTCCGTGGGCAAACTCGCCGGGCCGGACGCGATCTACTGCGCCGGTGTCGGTCAGCACCAGATGTGGGCCGCGCAGTTCGTCGATTACGAGAAGCCGCGAACGTGGCTGAACTCCGGCGGCTTGGGCACGATGGGCTACGCCATACCGGCCGCAATGGGCGCCAAGATGGGCAAGCCGGATGCAGAGGTGTGGGCCATCGACGGCGACGGCTGCTTCCAGATGACCAATCAGGAATTGGCAACCTGCGCAGTCGAGGGCGTCCCGATCAAGGTCGCCCTCATCAACAACGGCAACCTCGGCATGGTGCGTCAGTGGCAGACGCTGTTCTATCAGGAGCGCTACTCGAACACCAATCTCGGCACCCATGGTGCGGTGCGCGTCCCGGACTTCGTCAAACTGGCAGAAGCATTGGGCTGCCACGGTATTCGGGTCGAGCGCGAGGAAGATGTCGAGGCGGCCATCCGTGAGGCGCAGTCGATCAACGACAAGCCGGTCGTGATCGACTTCATCGTCGGAGCCGACGCTCAGGTGTGGCCGATGGTGGCTGCGGGTACCAGCAACGACGAGATCATGGCGGCCCGTGGAATTCGGCCGCTGTTCGACGACGACGAGGCGGCAGCGGAGCCCGCCGTCATTCACGAAGCAATGGAGCGCGAGCAGCGCATGGGCGAGGCTGCGGCCGAGGAGGAAAACCAGTGA
- the ilvD gene encoding dihydroxy-acid dehydratase: protein MPPLRSRTTTAGRNAAGARALWRATGMTDSDFGKPIVAIANSYTQFVPGHVHLKNVGDIVADSVRAAGGVPREFHTIAVDDGIAMGHGGMLYSLPSREIIADSVEYMVNAHTADALVCISNCDKITPGMLNAAMRLNIPTVFVSGGPMEAGKAVVVGGVAQAPTDLITAISASANDEVDEEGLSEVERSACPTCGSCSGMFTANSMNCLTEALGLALPGNGSTLATHEARRALFTRAGTTVVEAAQRYYRDDDDSVLPRNIATPAAFRNAMALDVAMGGSTNTVLHILAAAQEGEVHDFDLDKIDEISRKVPCLSKVSPNSDYHMEDVHRAGGIPAILGELRRAGLLESSVSTVHTKSFDEWLDTWDIRSGKASDEAVELFHAAPGGVRTTEPFSTNNRWSSLDTDAVSGCIRDFEHKHTEEGGLAVLSGNIAVDGAVIKTAGIDEDLFHFQGPARVVESQEEAVSVILGKKIEPGEVLVVRYEGPAGGPGMQEMLHPTAFLKGSGLGKKCALVTDGRFSGGSSGLSIGHVSPEAASGGAIGLVEDGDQILIDVATRKLELLVDDAVLAERRAKMESSERPWQPRDRERTVTTALRAYAALATSADKGAVRQVP, encoded by the coding sequence ATGCCTCCGCTGAGATCCCGAACCACCACCGCCGGAAGAAATGCCGCGGGCGCCCGCGCCCTGTGGCGTGCCACCGGAATGACCGACTCCGACTTCGGAAAGCCGATCGTCGCGATCGCGAACTCCTACACACAGTTCGTTCCCGGCCACGTCCATCTCAAGAACGTCGGCGACATCGTCGCCGATTCCGTGCGCGCCGCTGGTGGCGTACCTCGAGAGTTCCACACGATTGCGGTCGACGACGGCATCGCGATGGGACACGGCGGCATGCTGTATTCCCTTCCCAGTCGCGAAATCATCGCCGACTCAGTCGAATACATGGTCAACGCACATACCGCCGATGCCCTCGTCTGTATCTCCAACTGCGACAAGATCACTCCCGGAATGCTCAATGCCGCAATGCGTTTGAACATTCCCACGGTGTTCGTCTCCGGCGGGCCGATGGAAGCGGGCAAGGCCGTGGTGGTAGGCGGCGTCGCACAGGCACCGACCGACCTGATCACCGCGATCTCGGCGAGCGCCAACGACGAGGTCGACGAGGAGGGGCTGTCCGAGGTCGAGCGCAGTGCATGCCCGACCTGCGGGTCGTGCTCGGGGATGTTCACCGCGAACTCGATGAACTGCCTTACCGAAGCGCTCGGCCTGGCGCTACCCGGAAACGGCTCCACGCTCGCTACCCATGAGGCCCGTCGAGCCCTGTTCACCCGCGCTGGTACCACCGTCGTCGAGGCGGCCCAGCGGTACTACAGGGACGATGACGACTCCGTCCTCCCTCGCAACATCGCGACACCAGCAGCGTTCCGAAACGCGATGGCGCTCGATGTCGCGATGGGCGGTTCCACCAATACTGTCCTGCACATCCTTGCAGCGGCGCAGGAAGGCGAGGTCCACGACTTCGATCTCGACAAGATCGATGAGATCAGCCGCAAGGTGCCTTGCCTGTCGAAGGTCTCGCCGAACTCCGACTACCACATGGAGGACGTACACCGCGCAGGCGGAATTCCCGCGATACTCGGTGAACTGCGCCGGGCCGGCCTGCTCGAGAGCAGCGTCTCCACCGTGCACACGAAGAGCTTCGACGAGTGGCTCGACACCTGGGACATCCGCTCCGGCAAGGCATCCGACGAGGCCGTCGAGCTCTTCCATGCCGCACCCGGCGGGGTACGCACCACCGAGCCATTCTCGACGAACAACCGGTGGTCGTCCCTCGATACGGACGCCGTCAGCGGGTGCATTCGAGACTTCGAGCACAAGCACACCGAGGAGGGCGGTCTGGCCGTGCTCAGCGGAAACATCGCCGTCGACGGTGCGGTGATCAAGACTGCCGGCATCGACGAGGACCTGTTCCACTTCCAGGGCCCGGCACGAGTCGTGGAATCTCAGGAAGAGGCGGTCTCGGTCATCCTCGGCAAGAAGATCGAGCCCGGCGAAGTCCTCGTCGTACGCTACGAGGGTCCCGCAGGCGGTCCGGGCATGCAGGAAATGCTGCACCCCACAGCCTTCTTGAAAGGCTCCGGCCTAGGAAAGAAGTGCGCGCTGGTCACCGACGGCCGCTTCTCCGGCGGTTCCTCGGGCCTGTCCATCGGCCATGTCTCCCCGGAGGCGGCCAGTGGCGGCGCGATCGGTCTGGTGGAAGACGGCGACCAAATTCTCATCGACGTCGCGACTCGTAAGCTCGAGCTCCTCGTCGACGACGCCGTCCTCGCAGAGCGCCGCGCCAAGATGGAGTCGTCCGAGCGTCCTTGGCAACCGCGCGATCGCGAACGCACAGTCACCACGGCCCTGCGCGCCTACGCCGCGCTGGCGACATCGGCCGACAAGGGCGCGGTACGTCAGGTTCCCTAG
- the serA gene encoding phosphoglycerate dehydrogenase, whose translation MSQPGRPVVLIADKLAASTVEALGDGVEVRWVDGPDRAALLEAVPEADAILVRSATTVDAEVLTAGTKLKIVARAGVGLDNVDVPAATERGVMVVNAPTSNIHTAAEHAVALMLATARQIPAADSTLRDREWKRSKFNGVEIFGKTVGVVGLGRIGQLFAQRLAAFETHVIAYDPYVSAARAAQLGIELVSLDELLGRADLISVHLPKTNETKGLLGAENLAKTKKGVVIVNAARGGLIDEAALAESIKAGHVRAAGLDVFETEPCTDSPLFDLPEVVVTPHLGASTGEAQDRAGTDVAKSVLLALAGEFVPDAVNVSGGAVGEEVAPWLEIVRKQGVLIGALSGELPVSLSVDVRGELASEDVEVLALSALRGVFSAVIEDAVTFVNAPALAEERGITAEVTKAAESPNHRSVVDLRAVFGDGSVINVAGTLTGPQQVEKIVNINGRNFELRAEGLNLVINYIDQPGALGKIGTQLGNAGIDIQAAQLSQDAEGEGATILLRVDREVPDDVRDAISAAVGASKIELVNLA comes from the coding sequence GTGAGCCAGCCAGGCCGTCCTGTTGTTCTGATCGCCGACAAGCTCGCGGCGTCCACCGTCGAGGCCTTGGGCGACGGTGTGGAGGTGCGTTGGGTCGACGGACCCGACCGAGCGGCCCTACTCGAGGCCGTCCCTGAGGCCGACGCGATCCTCGTCCGCTCCGCCACCACCGTCGATGCCGAGGTCCTGACCGCCGGCACCAAGCTGAAGATCGTCGCCCGCGCGGGGGTCGGCCTCGACAACGTCGACGTCCCTGCCGCCACCGAGCGCGGTGTCATGGTGGTCAACGCCCCCACATCCAACATCCACACGGCTGCTGAGCACGCGGTCGCGTTGATGCTCGCCACCGCCCGTCAGATCCCTGCCGCCGACTCCACCCTGCGCGATCGCGAGTGGAAGCGCAGCAAGTTCAACGGTGTCGAGATCTTCGGCAAGACCGTCGGCGTCGTGGGCCTCGGCCGGATCGGCCAGCTGTTTGCTCAGCGTCTCGCCGCATTCGAGACTCACGTCATCGCGTACGACCCCTACGTATCGGCGGCACGCGCCGCTCAACTCGGAATCGAATTGGTCTCGCTCGACGAACTGCTGGGGCGCGCAGACCTGATCTCCGTCCACCTTCCGAAGACCAACGAGACCAAGGGGTTGCTCGGTGCGGAGAATCTGGCGAAGACGAAGAAGGGTGTCGTGATCGTCAATGCAGCTCGTGGTGGGCTGATCGACGAGGCGGCGCTGGCCGAGTCGATCAAGGCAGGCCACGTACGCGCTGCCGGTCTCGACGTGTTCGAGACCGAGCCCTGCACCGACAGCCCACTGTTCGACCTGCCCGAGGTCGTCGTGACGCCGCACCTCGGTGCATCGACAGGTGAGGCGCAGGATCGCGCCGGAACCGACGTCGCAAAGTCCGTATTGCTTGCCCTGGCAGGCGAGTTCGTTCCCGACGCAGTCAACGTGTCTGGTGGCGCAGTGGGCGAGGAGGTTGCCCCGTGGCTCGAGATCGTTCGCAAGCAGGGGGTGCTCATCGGCGCGCTCTCGGGTGAGCTGCCGGTCAGCCTCTCGGTTGACGTGCGCGGCGAGCTCGCGTCCGAAGATGTCGAGGTACTCGCCCTTTCGGCGCTTCGTGGAGTGTTCTCCGCCGTGATCGAGGATGCGGTGACGTTCGTCAACGCGCCTGCGCTTGCGGAGGAGCGCGGTATCACCGCCGAGGTCACCAAGGCCGCCGAGAGTCCCAACCACCGCAGTGTGGTTGATCTGCGCGCAGTTTTCGGAGATGGCAGCGTCATCAACGTCGCGGGCACGTTGACCGGCCCCCAGCAGGTCGAGAAGATCGTCAACATCAACGGCCGCAACTTCGAACTGCGTGCAGAGGGCCTCAATCTGGTCATCAACTACATCGATCAGCCCGGCGCGTTGGGCAAGATCGGCACGCAGCTCGGCAACGCCGGTATCGACATCCAGGCAGCGCAGCTCAGTCAGGACGCCGAGGGTGAAGGTGCGACCATCCTCCTCCGCGTCGACCGAGAAGTACCGGACGACGTGCGTGACGCGATCTCCGCCGCAGTCGGCGCCAGCAAGATCGAACTCGTCAACCTGGCCTAG
- a CDS encoding DoxX family protein, producing the protein MRKDPNESSENGAVGQGGTDHGATDGYGKVASPYDFPTERFPAPLVPSESADRVIPHTDDELGSGDSLDADFITEEIPAYRPTGASGTPDQPTQVIGVRPTAPVATAGTSVRPHEDDVEIGRGTLDLGLLVLRLAVGGTILVHGLQKLTGLWDGPGLGGFEEILASSGFQQAKLLSILGAVAEVAGGALLIFGLVTPLAAASVLAVMINAWAFRQVGQPGLEYFAPTGTEYETLLGVCAGVIILTGPGRISLDGRRGWATRPFVGSFVTLILGIAAGVCVWIFLNGANPLI; encoded by the coding sequence ATGCGGAAAGACCCCAACGAGTCGTCGGAGAATGGTGCTGTGGGCCAAGGCGGGACAGATCACGGTGCCACGGACGGATACGGCAAGGTTGCGAGTCCGTACGACTTTCCCACCGAACGCTTTCCGGCTCCCTTGGTGCCGTCCGAGTCCGCTGATCGGGTCATCCCGCACACCGACGACGAACTCGGCTCCGGTGATTCACTCGACGCGGATTTCATCACCGAGGAGATCCCCGCATACCGCCCGACGGGGGCGTCCGGCACGCCGGACCAGCCGACACAGGTGATCGGCGTGAGGCCCACGGCGCCGGTCGCGACCGCCGGCACCTCGGTGCGGCCCCACGAGGACGACGTCGAGATAGGTCGCGGCACGCTCGACCTCGGTCTGCTCGTTCTGCGTCTCGCGGTGGGCGGCACGATTCTGGTTCACGGTCTGCAGAAGCTGACCGGTTTATGGGACGGTCCGGGGCTCGGCGGCTTCGAGGAGATCCTCGCGAGCTCAGGTTTCCAACAGGCGAAGCTTCTTTCGATTCTGGGTGCTGTCGCCGAGGTCGCAGGCGGTGCGTTGCTGATCTTCGGCTTGGTGACTCCACTCGCGGCCGCGTCGGTGCTTGCCGTGATGATCAATGCGTGGGCGTTCCGGCAGGTCGGCCAGCCGGGGCTCGAGTACTTCGCGCCGACGGGCACAGAGTACGAGACGCTGCTTGGTGTGTGTGCGGGCGTGATCATCCTCACTGGGCCGGGTCGCATCTCGCTGGACGGCCGAAGGGGGTGGGCCACGCGTCCGTTCGTCGGTTCGTTCGTCACTCTGATCCTGGGTATCGCGGCCGGAGTGTGCGTCTGGATCTTCCTCAATGGCGCCAACCCGCTCATATGA